A single Triticum dicoccoides isolate Atlit2015 ecotype Zavitan chromosome 2A, WEW_v2.0, whole genome shotgun sequence DNA region contains:
- the LOC119353696 gene encoding 29 kDa ribonucleoprotein A, chloroplastic-like: MAATLFSTALSHHFIPLPSAARPAAASASFACGPLRAVSALLAPRRRLLLPVAVAVSSEFGTEDAEEEQSEGEGGGDSEAEYSEDLKVFVGNLPFTVDSAQLAGLFEQAGSVEMVEVVYDRMTGRSRGFGFVTMGSAEEVAAAVEQFNGYTFQGRPLRVNSGPPPPRDEFAPRTPRTMGGGGGGGSFDSANKLYVGNLSWGVDNSTLENLFSEQGKVLDAKVIYDRDSGRSRGFGFVTYGSADEVNNAISNLDGVDLDGRQIRVTVAESKPREQRRF; this comes from the exons ATGGCGGCCACCCTCTTCTCCACCGCGCTCTCGCACCACTTCATCCCGCTCCCCTCCGCCGCCaggcccgccgccgcctcggcctcctTCGCCTGCGGCCCGCTGCGCGCCGTGTCGGCGCTGCTGGCGCCGCGGAGGCGGCTCCTGCTGCCCGTGGCCGTGGCCGTGTCGTCCGAGTTCGGGACGGAGGACGCCGAGGAGGAGCAGAgcgagggcgagggcggcggcgactcCGAGGCCGAGTACTCCGAGGACCTCAAGGTCTTCGTCGGCAACCTCCCCTTCACCGTGGACAGCGCGCAGCTCGCCGGGCTCTTCGAGCAGGCCGGCTCCGTCGAGATGGTCGAG GTTGTATACGATAGAATGACCGGACGGAGCCGTGGATTTGGATTCGTCACAATGGGTTCAGCTGAGGAAGTTGCTGCCGCCGTTGAGCAATTCAATGGCTAT ACGTTCCAAGGAAGACCTCTCAGGGTTAACTCCGGACCACCACCACCCAGAGATGAATTCGCACCCAGAACACCGAGGAccatgggcggcggtggcggcggcggcagctttgATTCAGCTAACAAGCTCTACGTCGGAAACCTATCCTGGGGTGTTGACAACTCAACGCTCGAGAACCTGTTCAGCGAACAAGGAAAGGTGCTTGATGCTAAGGTCATCTATGACCGCGACAGTGGCAGGTCGAGGGGTTTCGGTTTCGTCACCTATGGCTCTGCCGACGAGGTCAACAATGCGATCTCAAACCTCGACGGCGTG GACCTTGACGGCAGGCAGATCCGGGTTACCGTCGCAGAGTCGAAGCCGAGGGAGCAAAGGCGGTTTTAA
- the LOC119353697 gene encoding exosome complex component RRP41-like translates to MSAAAAAADTYSPAAEAGSKRRERREELRRHLAEDADWPRADGRSLHDCRPAFMQTGSTTAASGSAYAEFGKTKVIVSVFGPRESKKAMLYSDTGRLNCSVSYTTFATGIRGQGLENKEYSGMLHKALEGAVMLHTFPKTTVDVFALVLESGGSDLPIIISCASLALADAGIMMYDLVTSVSVSCLGKNVLIDPTSDEEAWQDGGLMVSYMPARKEITQLTLTGEWTDGKITNAVELCMDACSKLCEILRERLKDPASLASE, encoded by the exons atgtcggcggcggcggcagctgcggACACGTACTCCCCGGCCGCGGAGGCTGGGAGCAAGCgccgggagaggagggaggagctgcGGCGCCACCTCGCCGAGGACGCCGATTGGCCCCGCGCCGACGGCCGCTCCTTGCACGACTGCCGCCCCGCAT TTATGCAAACAGGGTCAACTACTGCTGCATCAGGGTCTGCTTATGCAGAATTTGGGAAGACAAAGGTCATTGTGTCAGT GTTTGGCCCAAGGGAGAGCAAGAAAGCAATGCTGTACAGTGACACTGGTAGGCTCAATTGCAGTGTGAGCTATACAACATTTGCCACTGGTATACGTGGACAG GGGCTGGAAAACAAGGAGTACTCTGGAATGCTTCACAAAGCCCTGGAAGGCGCAGTAATGCTACATACTTTTCCGAAGACAACTGTTGATGTTTTTGCGTTGGTTCTTGAGTCTGGTGGCA GCGATCTTCCCATTATAATATCTTGCGCTAGTCTTGCACTGGCAGATGCTGGGATTATGATGTATGACCTTGTTACATCAGTATCCGTG TCCTGTTTAGGGAAGAACGTTCTCATCGATCCAACCTCAGACGAGGAGGCATGGCAAGACGGAGGCCTTATGGTATCTTACATGCCGGCCCGCAAGGAGATTACACAACTTACGCTGACTGGGGAGTGGACTGACGGCAAAATCACCAAT GCAGTAGAGCTCTGTATGGATGCTTGCAGTAAGCTCTGCGAGATATTGCGGGAGCGCTTGAAAGACCCTGCGAGCTTGGCGAGCGAATGA